From the Calliopsis andreniformis isolate RMS-2024a unplaced genomic scaffold, iyCalAndr_principal scaffold0396, whole genome shotgun sequence genome, one window contains:
- the LOC143187875 gene encoding uncharacterized protein LOC143187875 — protein MSKSNNSSRDSLTSTPMDAEPTNGIYAMLQSLKHTIKELKTQNEKLVPFTLAQPKKKTRQTDARLVAVEKPGHRSTQPNTPATINDESNAIRPAPGHRPSNQGPIASSGTGARPRIIERNQIKHQTQPEIRRLHHTQNGQVQLKTRRRNSNPS, from the exons ATGTCCAAATCTAACAACTCATCCAGGGATTCGCTCACTTCTACTCCAATGGATGCGGAGCCTACCAATGGCATCTACGCCATGCTACAGTCTCTCAAACACACCATCAAAGAACTAAAAACACAGAACGAGAAACTT GTACCGTTCACCCTCGCCCAACCGAAGAAGAAAACAAGGCAAACCGACGCCAGGCTGGTAGCCGTGGAGAAGCCAGGTCATCGGTCAACGCAGCCGAACACACCCGCCACCATAAACGACGAAAGCAACGCCATTAGACCAGCGCCAGGCCACCGACCATCCAACCAAGGACCTATAGCGTCAAGCG GGACAGGAGCTCGACCTCGTATTATTGAGAGAAACCAAATTAAACACCAAACACAACCCGAGATACGCCGACTACACCATACACAGAACGGACAGGTCCAACTCAAAACAAGGAGGAGGAACAGCAATCCTAGTTAA